The proteins below are encoded in one region of Natranaerovirga hydrolytica:
- the rapZ gene encoding RNase adapter RapZ — translation MRFVIVTGMSGAGKSTALKMLEDIGFFCVDNLPTALTKKFAEICLESKSSINKVALGIDIRTSQEFNEFFSDLEELNQRQLDYDVLFLDSSDDILIKRYKETRRKHPLVEGGRIQDGINKERVILDYVKERAHYIIDTSNLLTRELKAELNKIFIEEKKYSNLFITILSFGFKYGIPSDSDLVFDVRFIPNPYYIKELRPKTGEDKVIQDYVMKWDVSKNFVDKLEDMLQFLIPNYIQEGKNQLVISIGCTGGKHRSVTLANKIYDKLSNSEYSIKKYHRDIKKDK, via the coding sequence ATGAGGTTTGTCATAGTTACAGGTATGTCAGGAGCAGGTAAAAGTACAGCTTTAAAAATGTTAGAGGACATTGGGTTTTTCTGTGTAGATAATTTGCCAACAGCCTTAACAAAGAAATTTGCTGAAATATGTCTTGAATCAAAGTCTAGTATTAATAAGGTTGCCTTAGGCATAGATATAAGAACGAGTCAAGAATTCAATGAGTTTTTTAGTGATTTAGAAGAACTGAATCAAAGACAATTAGATTATGATGTTCTTTTTTTAGATTCGTCTGATGACATACTAATAAAAAGATATAAAGAAACGAGAAGAAAACATCCTTTGGTAGAAGGTGGACGTATTCAAGATGGTATTAATAAAGAGCGGGTTATCTTAGACTATGTAAAAGAAAGAGCCCATTATATTATTGATACAAGTAATTTACTGACAAGAGAATTAAAAGCAGAATTGAATAAAATCTTTATTGAAGAAAAAAAATATAGCAATTTATTTATTACCATACTATCCTTTGGATTCAAATATGGTATCCCTTCAGATTCTGATTTAGTATTTGATGTAAGATTTATACCTAATCCTTATTATATTAAAGAGCTTAGACCAAAAACAGGAGAAGATAAGGTGATACAAGACTATGTCATGAAGTGGGACGTATCTAAAAACTTTGTGGATAAGCTAGAGGATATGTTACAATTTTTAATTCCAAATTATATACAAGAAGGTAAAAATCAGTTGGTTATCAGTATTGGTTGTACTGGAGGCAAGCATAGATCTGTAACGCTAGCCAATAAAATATATGATAAATTATCAAACAGTGAGTACAGTATCAAAAAATATCATAGAGACATAAAAAAAGATAAATAA
- the murB gene encoding UDP-N-acetylmuramate dehydrogenase, protein MNNKALYKELVTLLDKEDILLNEPMRNHTSFKIGGPVDFFLLPRNPEELAQVITLCKKESVPYCIIGNGSNLLVKDEGFRGVIIQVYKNLSQVTIEDTTVKAQAGILLSTLSKKICKAGLKGFEFASGIPGTLGGAVCMNAGAYGGEISHVIVSATVIDHDGNLISLDKEQLELGYRTSIIQKNNLIVVNAQLELVKGDVEEIQDIIKDLNNRRKEKQPLELPSAGSTFKRPTGYYAGKLIMDAGLRGYRIGDAQISQKHCGFIVNVGKASAEDVIKLIQYVQKEVKDKFQVDLETEVRIIG, encoded by the coding sequence ATGAATAATAAAGCGTTGTATAAGGAATTAGTAACCCTATTAGATAAAGAAGATATATTACTTAATGAACCGATGCGTAATCATACTTCGTTTAAAATAGGGGGACCAGTTGACTTTTTCTTATTACCAAGAAATCCAGAAGAATTGGCACAAGTCATTACACTTTGTAAAAAAGAAAGTGTTCCTTATTGTATAATAGGCAATGGTAGTAATTTATTGGTAAAAGATGAAGGGTTTAGAGGGGTTATCATTCAAGTTTATAAAAACTTGAGTCAAGTGACAATAGAAGATACAACAGTCAAAGCGCAAGCAGGTATCTTACTCTCTACATTATCTAAAAAAATATGCAAAGCAGGGTTAAAAGGCTTTGAATTTGCCAGTGGCATCCCAGGTACTTTAGGCGGTGCAGTTTGTATGAATGCAGGAGCCTATGGTGGCGAAATAAGTCATGTCATCGTTTCGGCTACAGTAATAGACCATGATGGCAATTTAATAAGCCTTGATAAAGAACAATTGGAATTAGGCTATAGAACCAGTATCATACAAAAAAACAATCTAATTGTTGTTAATGCACAATTAGAACTTGTTAAAGGCGATGTGGAAGAAATACAAGACATTATAAAGGATCTTAATAATAGAAGAAAAGAAAAACAACCATTAGAATTACCAAGCGCTGGGAGTACCTTTAAAAGACCTACAGGATATTATGCAGGTAAACTAATAATGGATGCAGGACTTAGAGGTTACAGAATTGGTGATGCTCAAATTTCACAGAAACACTGTGGGTTTATTGTTAATGTTGGAAAGGCTTCAGCAGAAGATGTTATAAAGCTCATTCAATACGTACAAAAAGAAGTTAAAGATAAATTTCAAGTCGATTTAGAAACAGAAGTTAGAATCATTGGATAA
- the whiA gene encoding DNA-binding protein WhiA, whose amino-acid sequence MSFSTNVKEEIARHLGHGRHCELAEIAAIINMCGKVNIMSPTEATIKIQTENAAVARKYFTLIKKTFNINIEILIRKNTYLKKNRVYILMVTNAIKGMTILKATKLVKEKNGMCKKNYNINPLLIQSTCCKRAYIRGAFLGGGSLSDPEKTYHLEFVNPNKTHSLDLQKLIQTFDIDAKIVQRKKYYIVYIKEGTKIVDLLNIMEAHIALMDLENVRILKEMRNNVNRLVNCETANLNKTVSASVKQVEDIKFIEATIGLNTLPEPLEDMARVRLEHTSESLKELGTYLNPPVGKSGVNHRLRKISNIAQNLRDEKGGEL is encoded by the coding sequence GTGTCTTTTTCAACCAATGTAAAAGAAGAAATAGCAAGGCATCTTGGGCATGGGAGACATTGTGAGTTGGCAGAGATAGCAGCCATTATTAATATGTGTGGTAAAGTGAACATAATGTCTCCAACTGAAGCTACAATAAAAATTCAAACTGAAAATGCAGCTGTAGCAAGAAAATACTTTACATTAATCAAAAAAACGTTTAATATTAATATTGAGATACTCATTAGAAAAAACACCTATCTTAAAAAAAATAGAGTATACATTTTAATGGTCACAAATGCCATTAAAGGCATGACCATTTTAAAAGCCACAAAGTTAGTCAAAGAGAAAAATGGCATGTGCAAAAAGAATTACAATATTAATCCATTATTAATACAAAGTACTTGCTGTAAGAGGGCTTATATAAGAGGTGCTTTTTTAGGTGGAGGGTCTTTAAGTGACCCAGAAAAAACATATCATCTAGAGTTTGTTAATCCCAATAAAACACATAGTTTAGATTTGCAAAAATTAATACAAACCTTTGATATAGATGCTAAAATAGTACAAAGAAAAAAATATTATATTGTATATATAAAAGAAGGTACTAAGATAGTTGATTTATTAAATATTATGGAAGCACATATTGCATTAATGGATTTGGAAAATGTTAGGATTTTAAAAGAAATGAGAAACAACGTTAATCGGTTAGTCAACTGCGAAACTGCAAATCTTAATAAAACAGTATCCGCATCAGTCAAGCAAGTTGAAGACATAAAGTTTATTGAAGCAACTATTGGTCTTAACACATTACCAGAGCCTCTTGAAGATATGGCAAGAGTTAGACTAGAGCATACTTCAGAAAGCTTAAAGGAACTAGGTACTTATTTAAATCCGCCTGTAGGTAAATCAGGCGTTAATCATAGGCTTAGAAAAATAAGTAATATAGCACAAAACTTAAGGGATGAAAAGGGAGGAGAACTATGA